The Caldilineales bacterium genome has a window encoding:
- a CDS encoding zf-TFIIB domain-containing protein — MSTYQSCPNCGSKPEGWGASHMEVYQCDNCHTSFCWRCPGSNGGRACPRCGSSRYRVVGRVYK, encoded by the coding sequence ATGTCAACCTATCAAAGTTGTCCGAACTGCGGCAGCAAGCCCGAAGGTTGGGGGGCTTCGCACATGGAAGTCTATCAGTGCGACAACTGCCATACCTCTTTTTGTTGGCGTTGCCCCGGCAGCAATGGCGGTCGCGCCTGCCCGCGCTGTGGTTCGTCGCGGTATCGGGTGGTGGGGAGGGTGTATAAGTAG